GGGTCGCCCTCCGGGCAGCTGGGCCGTCGGCCCCGAACAGGCGCGGGCGCGCCAAGTTCCTCTGGACGCGCATGTGGGTGGTCGGGGTAGACTGTCCGAAGAAATCTGAATACGCGCTGGAGCCCCAGAACATGGGCTCCAGCAGGTCTCGGAGGACCCTGCCGGGGCGAAAATGTGATGCCCAGGGTTGCGAACCCCCCGAGGGTCGCCTATTGTTCTCCGTCCGCCGCAAGAAGGGGTTCGCCCCCCGGAAGCGGTGCAGTCCATAGTGATCGGCTCTCGTGTTCTGCGGGAGGTCTTCGATTCAGGACTTGGAGCCCGGACGGTTGTCCGGTTGCATGGTTGACCGAAAGCCTTTGGTTGCCGGCGGTTGTCGGTTCGGAGGAACTCGGGAGATTGTGTCCCCCGCTCCTTGAAAACTACACAGTGTGCCAAAAGTCAGTGCACTTTATACATGCAAGCCCCGTCTGGGGTGTTGTGCTTCGGTATGGCATCTCGACGAGTTTGTAGATTCCTTGATTCAGGATGACTGACAACGAAAATTTGTCAGTGTTCATTCCATAACCAAGGTCATTTATCTCCACAGGATGTGTGGTTGCAGCTTTGCTGTTCGCTACAGGTCTCTAATGGAGAGTTTGATCCTGGCTCAGGACGAACGCTGGCGGCGCGCCTAACACATGCAAGTCGAGGGAGAAGCACATCTTCGGATGTGTGGAGACCGGCGAACGGGTGAGTAACACGTGAGAAACCTACCCCGGAGATGGGAATAACCACGGGAAACTGTGGCTAATGCCCAATATTCTCCATTTACCGCATGGCAGCTGGAGGAAAAGTCCGCTGCTCCGGGATGGTCTCGCGGCGTATCAGCTTGTTGGTGAGGTAATGGCTCACCAAGGCAACGACGCGTAGCTGGAGTGAGAGCTCGAACAGCCACACTGGGACTGAGACACGGCCCAGACTCCTACGGGAGGCAGCAGTGGGGAATCTTGCGCAATGGGCGAAAGCCTGACGCAGCGACGCCGCGTGTGGGAAGAAGGCCTTCGGGTTGTAAACCACTTTCAGGAGGGAAGAAGCGAAAGTGACGGTACCTCCAGAAGAAGGTCCGGCCAACTACGTGCCAGCAGCCGCGGTAATACGTAGGGACCGAGCGTTGTCCGGAATTATTGGGCGTAAAGAGCTCGTAGGCGGTTCTTTAAGTCGGATGTGAAATCTCAGGGCTTAACCCTGAAACCGCACCCGATACTGGAGAACTTGAGGCAGGTAGGGGAGATCGGAATTCCTGGTGTAGCGGTGAAATGCGCAGATATCAGGAGGAACACCGGTGGCGAAGGCGGATCTCTGGGCCTGTTCTGACGCTGAGGAGCGAAAGCGTGGGGAGCAAACAGGATTAGATACCCTGGTAGTCCACGCCGTAAACGATGGGTGCTAGGTGTGGGAGATAATCCACTTCTTCCGTGCCGCAGCTAACGCATTAAGCACCCCGCCTGGGGACTACGGCCGCAAGGCTAAAACTCAAAGGAATTGACGGGGGCCCGCACAAGCGGCGGAGCATGTGGCTTAATTCGAAGCAACGCGAAGAACCTTACCAGGGCTTGAAATATACGGAAAAACCATGGAAACATGGTGTGCTTCGGCGTCGTATACAGGTGGTGCATGGTTGTCGTCAGCTCGTGCCGTGAGGTGTTGGGTTAAGTCCCGCAACGAGCGCAACCCTTATCCTATGTTGCCAGCGCGTAATGGCGGGGACTCATGGGAGACTGCCGGTGTCAAACCGGAGGAAGGTGGGGACGACGTCAAATCATCATGCCCCTTATGTCCTGGGCTGCACACATGCTACAATGGCCGGTACAGAGGGCTGCGATCCCGCGAGGGTGAGCGAATCTCACAAAGCCGGTCTCAGTTCGGATTGGAGTCTGCAACTCGACTCCATGAAGGCGGAGTCGCTAGTAATCGCAGATCAGCAACGCTGCGGTGAATACGTTCCCGGGCCTTGTACACACCGCCCGTCACGTCATGAAAGTCGGTAACACCCGAAGTCAGTGGCCCAACCGCAAGGAGGGAGCTGCCGAAGGTGGGATCGGCGATTGGGACGAAGTCGTAACAAGGTAGCCGTACCGGAAGGTGCGGCTGGATCACCTCCTTTCTAAGGAGCGAATGGCGCCCGACCACAGACGAACGTTCTGTGGCGATTGGCGCCCCGTTTCTGTGGATCACTGACTATTCATCCACGAGGATGAGTTCCCCGCTCGGGGGACCTGGGTCGCTTCGGTGGCTTCGGGTTATGACCGAGTCGGTAGCGAACGCATCTGGAGTGTGTGGGCACACTGTGTAGCTTTGAAGGCAGCGAGAAGCTCCTTCTTGGTCGCATCGTACGAACCACATCGTCAACCCAGCATCTGTTGGGCGCGGTGCAGGCGTCATCTGCGGCCTTGTTCGTCCCTTGAGAACTCCATAGCGAGCGCGAGCATCGTCTCGGCAAGTTAGTAAGGGCACCCGGTGGATGCCTTGGCGCTAGAAGCCGATGAAGGACGTTGCAGGCTGCGATAAGCCGCGGGGAGCTGCCAAGCAAGCTTTGATCCGCGGATTTCCGAATAGGAAAACCTGGCAGGGGTTATGCCCTGTCACTCCTGAGTGAATACATAGCTCAGCGAGAGGGAACCCGGTGAAGTGAAACATCTCAGTAACCGGAGGAAAAGAAAACAACAGTGATGCCCCTAGTAGTGGCGAGCGAACGGGGTACAGCCCAAACTCACATGGTGTCAAGGTGACAGCCGTTGCCATGTGGGGGTAGTGGGACCTGATAGATCGGACTGTCATCCGGTCACAGTCGATGCACGCGGATAGCCGAAGCGACCTGGAAAGGTCCTCCGTAGTGGGTAATAGACCCGTAGGCGAAATCTGTGTGCAGCTGTTCAGTCATCCCAAGTAGCGCGGGACCCGTGAAATCCCGTGTGAATCTGTGAGGACCACCTCATAAGGCTAAACACTCTCTAGCGACCGATAGCGAACTAGTACCGTGAGGGAAAGGTGAAAAGTACCCCGGGAGGGGAGTGAAATAGTACCTGAAACCGCGTGCCTACAAGCAGTTGGAGCCCTTCGGGGTGACAGCGTGCCTTTTGAAGAATGAGCCGGCGAGTTAGCGATCAGTTGCAAGGTTAACCAGACGTTGGGAAGCCGAAGCGAAAGCGAGTCTGAACAGGGCGTTCAGTAGCTGGTCCTATACCCGAAGCGGTGTGATCTATCCATGGCCAGGTTGAAGCGCGGGTAAGACCGCGTGGAGGACCGAACCCACCTAGGTTGAAAACTGGGGGGATGAGCTGTGGATAGGGGTGAAAGGCCAATCAAACACCGTGATAGCTGGTTCTCCCCGAAATGCATTTAGGTGCAGCGTCGCGTGTTCCGTGCTGGAGGTAGAGCACTGATTGGTCGCGGGGGCCTACAAGCTTACCAACATCAGTCAAACTCCGAATGCCAGTACGCCAAGCGCGGCAGTGAGTCTGCGGGGGATAAGCTCCGTAGTCGAGAGGGAAACAACCCAGATCGCCAGCTAAGGTCCCTAAGTCATGGCTAAGTGGTAAAGAATGTGGGATGTCATAGACAACCAGGAGGTTGGCTTAGAAGCAGCCACCCTTGAAAGAGTGCGTAATAGCTCACTGGTCAAGAAATCCTGCGTCGACAATGTAACGGGGCTAAGCCATGCACCGAAGCTGCGACATGTACTTCGTACATGGGTAGGGGAGCGTTGTATTCGCAGCGAAGCGGGAGGGTGACCGACCGTGGAGCATATACAAGTGCGAATGCCGGCATGAGTAACGAAAGAGGAGGGAGGAACTCCTCCGCCGAATGTCCAAGGGTTCCTGGGGAAGGTTCATCCGCCCAGGGTAAGTCGGGACCTAAGGTGAGGCCGAAAGGCGTAATCGATGGATAACAGGTTGATATTCCTGTACTGGTCCTAGACCGTTTGACCGATGGTGTGACGCAGGAGGTTATCGCAACCCGGCCGATGGTAGAGCCGGGGTAAGTGCGTAGGCTGCAGACCAGGCAAATCCGGGCTGCACAAAGGCTGAAACACGACGCCGACACGGATAGTGGAAGTGCGAAATACCATGCTGCCAAGAAAAGCATCTAGGGAGGGCTAAGACCACCCGTACCCCAAACCAACTCAGGTGGACAGGTAGAGAATACCGAGGCGATCGAGAGAACTCTAGTGAAGGAACTCGGCAAAATGGCCCCGTAACTTCGGGAGAAGGGGTGCCCACGAGAGTGGGCCGCAGTGACTAGGCTCAAGCGACTGTTTACTAAAAACACAGGTGCATGCTAAGTCGTAAGACGACGTATATGTACTGACGCCTGCCCGGTGCTGGAACGTTACGAGGAGAGGTTAACTTCGGTGAAGCCTTGAATCTAAGCGCCAGTAAACGGCGGCCGTAACTATAACGGTCCTAAGGTAGCGAAATTCCTTGTCGGGTAAGTTCCGACCTGCACGAATGGCGTAACGACTTGAGCACTGTCTCCACTAGAGACTCGGTGAAATTGCAATACGAGTAAAGATGCTCGTTTCGCGCAGCAGGACGGAAAGACCCCGGGACCTTTACTGCAACTTGATGTTGGAGTTCGGTGTTGTTTGTGCAGGATAGGTGGGAGGCTTTGAAGCGGGCACGCCAGTGTTCGTGGAGCCAACCTTGGAATACCACCCTGGCAATATTGAGCTTCTAACCTTGGTCCGTTATCCGGATCAGGGACAGCGTCTGGTGGGCAGTTTAACTGGGGCGGTTGCCTCCTAAATTGTAACGGAGGCGCTCAAAGGTTCCCTCAGGCCGGTCGGTAATCGGCCTTCGAGTGTAAGGGCACAAGGGAGCTTTACTGCGAGACTGACAGGTCAAGCAGTTGCGAAAGCAGGACCTAGTGATCCGCCATCTTCAAGTGGGAGAGATGGCGCTCAACGGCTAAAAGGTACCCCGGGGATAACAGGCTTATCTTTCCCAAGAGTCCATATCGACGGAAAGGTTTGGCACCTCGATGTCGGCTCGTCGCATCCTGGGGCTGGAGCAGGTCCCAAGGGTTGGGCTGTTCGCCCATTAAAGCGGCACGCGAGCTGGGTTTAGAACGTCGTGAGACAGTTCGGTCCCTATCCGCTGCGCGCGTAAGAAACTTGAGAAGAGCTGCCCCTAGTACGAGAGGACCGGGGTGGACGTACCTCTGGTGTGCCGGTTGTCCTGCCAAGGGCATGGCCGGTTGGCTACGTACGGAATGGATAAGCGCTGAAAGCATCTAAGCGCGAAGCCGGCTTCAAGATGAGGTTTCTCTTTAAGGATCCCAGTAGACGACTGGGTTGATAGGCCGGATGTGGAAGGGCAGCAATGCCTGCAGCTGACCGGTACTAATAATCCGATTACTTGTCGTGATGCTCGCGCTCGCTATGTGGTTCATCCTGGGACGGGATGGAACCCTATACACAAGTTTCATAGAGTTCCGTGGTCATTGCGGAGGGGGTACACCCGGTTCCATTCCGAACCCGGAAGTTAAGCCCTCCAGCGCCGATGGTACTGCGCGGGAGACTGCGTGGGAGAGTAGGACGTCGCGGACCACCACAACTGGCCACCTTCATCACGAAGGTGGCCAGTGTGCTTTTTGTCGTCAGTCGCCATGTCGTTCAGGTGGCCACACGCCCCTGTTCCTTCAGGTCGAGATAACGGACCAGCCCCATGGCGTTGGAACGGATCCCGCTGAGGAGCTCGACGCGGCCCTTGGCGTCGGGATCGCCGTCGACGTCGGTGACCTCGGACGCGAACCGGTGGCCGAGGGTCTCCGCAACGTGATCCAGGTCCGCGTTGTCGGTCCAGGCGGCTTCGGCTGCCTCCATCCAGATCTCCAGCCGGTCCTTGGCCTCCTGCAGCGCCTCCATCGGTGGATCGACCGCCCCGTAGTGGGCGAGATGCACCGTTTCGGGGGCAAGGGACAGGTAGGTGTCCAGCGACCGCTGGGCCAGCACGTAGTCGAAGTCGGGTGGCGGGGTCGCCGGCCTGATGACATCCATGCCCGGCATCTTCACCCCCACCGAATCGCCGACGAACAGGTCGCCGGTGTCGGGGTCGAAGATGCCGATGTGGTGTTTGGCGTGTCCGGGGGTCTGGAACAGCTCCAGGCGCCGGCCACCTCCCAGATCCAGCGTCTCGCGCTCGCCCACCCCGAGGATGCGATCCTCGTCGATCGGGGTGCAGGCCCCGTAGACGGAGTCGTAGAGGGGGCCGTACACCCGCTTGGAGCTGGCGTTGAGCCGCTCCGGGTCGACCATGTGCCGGACACCGACCTCGTGCACCACGATGGTGGCGTTGGGGAACGCCTCGGCGACGTCGCCGGCACCGCCCCCGTGGTCGAGGTGGATGTGGGAGATGACCAGGTACGCGAGGTCGTCGGGGTCCAGCCCGTGGGCACGAATCCCTTCGATGACCGACTGGATCGACACCGCAGGTCCGCACTCGACCAGCGTTGGCCGGGGGGTCTGCAACAGGAAGCCGGCGGTGACCTTGGTCATCCCGGCCGTCAGGGTGTCGACCGCGGCCAGGTCGTCGCGGATGGCCTCGATGGGGGAGGGGCGGACTGGGTCGTCAGGTCTGGGGCTCATGCGAGCGGATGCTAGCCCCGTCGGTCAGGTCGCCGGGTCGGCCCTGACATCCATGGGCGGCAGCGGCCGCGGGATCTCCTGGTCGAGCTGCGCCGAGACCTCCGTCAGCTCGGCGATGAGCTCGTGGCGATGCAGGTACGTCGACGCGACTGCCTGGATGATCGCGGTCGCCGGCAGCGCAAGCAGGGCCCCGACGGCACCGAGGAGGGTGGCGCCGACGAGGACCGACACGAACGCGACGGCGGGGTGGATGTCCATCGTGGCCGCCTGCAGCCGCGGGGCGATCAGGTAGTTCTCCAGCTGCTGGTAGGTGGCGAGGAAGATCAGGACCCACAGCGCCTTCGACGGCTGGTCCGCCAACGCCACGACAAGGGCGAGGATGCCGCCGAGGTAGGTGCCGACCACCGGGACGAAGGCGCCGGTGACCCCGACCCACAGGCCCAGCGGCAGCGGGTAGGGCACCTGGATGATCGCGAGGAAGGCCGACGTGACCGCGGTGGCAACCGCCGCAAGGAGGAGGCGGGAGTAGATGTAGCCGCCCGTCTTGGCGACGGCGATCTCCCAGATGGCGAGCAGCTCGCGCTGTCGGTGCTGGGGGAGCGGACGGGCAAGCGTGGCCCGGAACCTGGGGCCGTCGGCGACGAGGTAGAACGAGACGAGCAGGACCGTCAGCCCCTGGAAGACCGCGCCGATGGCGGTGCCAGCGAGGGTGACCACGTTGCCCGCCGCGCCGAGCAGGTTGCCGGCCATGGACGTGAGGCTGTCCTGCAGTGTGCTGGTGAGGTCGCTCCCGATCGCCAGCAGCTCCTGGTTGACGTCGGACCCCGGGTCGAGCTCGAGGTCGACGAACGGCAGGTGCTGGACCAGGTCGTTGAGCTCCGCCACCGAGCGGGGGACCGACCGGAGCAGCTCGCTGACCTGGTCGACCAACAACGGGATGATCGAGCCGAAGCTGGCCGCCATGGCGAGGAACACGCCGAAGAACACCAGCGCGGTGGCCGGTCCACGGCGCCACCCCCACCTGCGTCCCATGAACTGGACCGCCGGCTCCACCGCGAACGCGATGAACAGCGACACGAGCAACATCACCAGGATCGTGCGGAGGGACGCGATCATCAGCACCGCGCCGTAGCTGAGGACCACGACGCCGATCAGGCTGGCAAGCTGCCCCGGCGCGGGCAGGTCGCGCCAGCCACGACGGACCTCGTCGTCGAACTCCCGCGGCCCGTCCGGCGTCGCCGGAGCCGCGGCAGGCAGGACCGGAGTCTCGGTGGGGGCACCCGCCGAAGGGTCGGGATCCTCTGGTGTGGTCGCCATCCGGCGCAACGTATCAGGGCGAGGTCCGCTCGGCGGGAACCTCTGTGTCGAGCCGCCGCATCACCAGACCCGCACGCGGCTTGGGCCAGAACCATGTCGTCTTGGCGGGCATCCGCAGGCCGGATCGAGCGACCTCGAGCACCTGCTGGACGGTGGGTGGGGACAGCAGCACCAACGCGTCGGGCGGAACCGTCCCATCGGTTGCCGCTGGTGCCGTCAACGCCGTGACCGCCGCGTCGACCTCGGCGATCGCCCGGTCGTCGACGACGCCCATGACGGGGAAGAGGACCTCGCGCAGCACGACCATGTCCAGCTGGCGAAGGACGTCGGGGATGCCGAGGTCGACGAGCAGCGGTTCGCCGGTGCCGTTGTGCAGCTCGACCAGCCACGTCCCGGAGGTCGTGACGACTCCGAACCGCCGGGGGCCGGGACGCTCCAGCTCAGCGGCGAGGTCCGAGGCGGACCCGGACCAGCGCTCGACCGAAACACCGTCCATCTCGGCCAGGCGGTCGGGAAGGTCCTCCCGGGTCCATCTGACGAGCCGATGGACCGCCCGAAGACGCGGCCCCTCGTGGGTGGCGTCCAGCACCATGGCCAGCGTGTGTCCGGAACCGGACGGGGCGTCGCCGAGGTCTCGCGCCAACCGGCTGGCTGCCGCCAGGCGGTGGTGGCCATCGGCGAGGACGGCGGTGACGTCGGCCAGCCCGTGCACGAGTGCCTCGATGAGGTCCTGATCCGTGATGTGCCAGAGGCGATGGACCACGTCCTGTTCGTCGGTGAAGTCGATGTCGGGCCGGCCGGCGCAGACGGACTCCAGCGTCTCGAACACGACGTCGGGGGCCCCGAGGTGGACGGCGACCACCGGTGTCAGGTCCACGGGGACGTGGCGCAGCCGGTTGGCCCGTGCCCGGGCCCGAGCCCCGTCGACGTCCTCGTGGAGCAGCAGTCGGCCCTCGTCGACGTCGGCGAGGGCGACCAGCCCGACGAGCCCGCGCTGGACGTGGCCCATGGCGCCGTCGCGTTGCTCGTAGACCACGAGGCCCGCGTCGTCGTCCTCGGCGAGGACGCCGGTCCGGGACCAGCGTTCGAGGGTGGCACGTGCGGTCGCGTACCGGCCGGCCGTCGTGACGGCCGGGTCGGTCGTCAGCAGCTCGAGCACCGTGTAGGGGTTGGAGGTGCGGTGGCTGGCGTGGTCGAACGGGTCGGGGTCGCTGTACGGCGGAGCGGACGTCTCCGACGGTGGACCGGCGGAGGCGGCCACGTATCGCAGCGCCCTGAACGCACGCAGCTTCACGCGGCCAGTCCTCCGACTTCGTCTGGGACCCTGCCGGTGGGCGGGTCCGATGGAGGACAGACGCTACCGTGGACCGTGGTGAGCGCTGGTCAACCGAACGTCTACGACCTGTTCCGCACGGCGGAGGGGCTGCTCGAGGACGGGATGTCCCACGCGGCGGTGGAGCTGGCCGAGGCAGCGGTTCGGGCCAGTCCCGAATCGGCATCGTTGCTGGAGCTGCTGGGACGGGCGCGCTACGCCGCGCGTGACCACATGGGGGCGGTCGAGGCCTTCGAGCGGCTCGAGGAGCTCGAACCGTCCAACGCCTACGCCCACTTCGGGCTCGGACGTGCGCTGGAACGAGTCGGACAGCTCGTCGATGCCCGGGCCCACCTCCGGTTGGCTGCGGCGCTCAGCGACCGCACGGTGTACGCACGCCACCTGCGCCGCGTCGAGGCGCGCCTCGAAGACGCCGCTTGAGGGGTCCGCCCGGATGGCCATCGCGTAGCGAAGGCGCCGCGTGGTTATGCTGCGTGGACCATCGACCGCCACACGATCGAATTTCGGGAGCGCACAGTGGAGTCTGCCTGGAGGAAGTACCTGGACATGGCGTCCGGCCTGACGGAGGTCCCTCGCCGCAAGGCCGAGGATGCCGTGAAGGCCCTGGTCGCCCGCGGAGAGGTTGCCGCGAACGCCAGTGAGCACCTCGTCGACAGCCTGCTGGGTCAGGTCGAGACCAACCGCAAGGCCGTGCAGAACCTTGTCGGCCAGGAGGTAGAGCGGGCGCTGAAGAACGTCGACCTCGTCCGCAAGAGCGCCCTCGATGCC
The nucleotide sequence above comes from Euzebya pacifica. Encoded proteins:
- a CDS encoding MBL fold metallo-hydrolase; translation: MSPRPDDPVRPSPIEAIRDDLAAVDTLTAGMTKVTAGFLLQTPRPTLVECGPAVSIQSVIEGIRAHGLDPDDLAYLVISHIHLDHGGGAGDVAEAFPNATIVVHEVGVRHMVDPERLNASSKRVYGPLYDSVYGACTPIDEDRILGVGERETLDLGGGRRLELFQTPGHAKHHIGIFDPDTGDLFVGDSVGVKMPGMDVIRPATPPPDFDYVLAQRSLDTYLSLAPETVHLAHYGAVDPPMEALQEAKDRLEIWMEAAEAAWTDNADLDHVAETLGHRFASEVTDVDGDPDAKGRVELLSGIRSNAMGLVRYLDLKEQGRVAT
- a CDS encoding AI-2E family transporter produces the protein MATTPEDPDPSAGAPTETPVLPAAAPATPDGPREFDDEVRRGWRDLPAPGQLASLIGVVVLSYGAVLMIASLRTILVMLLVSLFIAFAVEPAVQFMGRRWGWRRGPATALVFFGVFLAMAASFGSIIPLLVDQVSELLRSVPRSVAELNDLVQHLPFVDLELDPGSDVNQELLAIGSDLTSTLQDSLTSMAGNLLGAAGNVVTLAGTAIGAVFQGLTVLLVSFYLVADGPRFRATLARPLPQHRQRELLAIWEIAVAKTGGYIYSRLLLAAVATAVTSAFLAIIQVPYPLPLGLWVGVTGAFVPVVGTYLGGILALVVALADQPSKALWVLIFLATYQQLENYLIAPRLQAATMDIHPAVAFVSVLVGATLLGAVGALLALPATAIIQAVASTYLHRHELIAELTEVSAQLDQEIPRPLPPMDVRADPAT
- a CDS encoding DUF1015 family protein, with translation MKLRAFRALRYVAASAGPPSETSAPPYSDPDPFDHASHRTSNPYTVLELLTTDPAVTTAGRYATARATLERWSRTGVLAEDDDAGLVVYEQRDGAMGHVQRGLVGLVALADVDEGRLLLHEDVDGARARARANRLRHVPVDLTPVVAVHLGAPDVVFETLESVCAGRPDIDFTDEQDVVHRLWHITDQDLIEALVHGLADVTAVLADGHHRLAAASRLARDLGDAPSGSGHTLAMVLDATHEGPRLRAVHRLVRWTREDLPDRLAEMDGVSVERWSGSASDLAAELERPGPRRFGVVTTSGTWLVELHNGTGEPLLVDLGIPDVLRQLDMVVLREVLFPVMGVVDDRAIAEVDAAVTALTAPAATDGTVPPDALVLLSPPTVQQVLEVARSGLRMPAKTTWFWPKPRAGLVMRRLDTEVPAERTSP
- a CDS encoding tetratricopeptide repeat protein, with product MSAGQPNVYDLFRTAEGLLEDGMSHAAVELAEAAVRASPESASLLELLGRARYAARDHMGAVEAFERLEELEPSNAYAHFGLGRALERVGQLVDARAHLRLAAALSDRTVYARHLRRVEARLEDAA